From the genome of Winogradskyella forsetii, one region includes:
- a CDS encoding alpha-2-macroglobulin family protein, with protein sequence MKNYISLLMLICFASFSNAQNDFDSQWKEVTKLENEGLTKSASELVETIYKNAVKAENTQQRIKALLHISKYMLTLEEDAQLNIVNRFKSEIDSTKDIVTKHLLENMLATMYWQYFQQSRYQFYNRTKTSEKVSDDFRTWDLETIFNEIHRYYQRSLENKDVLQQESLKEYSILLNEADHSKTYRPTLYDLLSHNALSFYKTDENSITQPAYKFTIDTKDFIADTDIFMKLDLTSKDTLSLQRNALKIYQDLLKFHAKDQISKAFVDVDIERLNFVKQHAVFSNVDDLLLNTLKSKSEQLKASELSTLYDYEIATVYQKQGNSFNNNLEDNAVNTKNRWKLKEAIELCNSAIAQFPKSIGAQKCEVLNANIRQPSLQLQAEEFIGNNVPSKILVTYKNLENLDFKIYKVSQSQIERYNRIYRADEKQGFFKNLKPVETFSSALKTEGDYQIHSTEIVVPNMGNGLYLIKADTNSDTDVFATAHIQVTDLALVESSENDTYFFQIINRHHGKPMANINAEVSYSNNRNDKRLTKSFTTDRFGKFEFSKDNNYYRNVQIKVNSKDDTAYFGDYYINRTYDQNENNDAQYHTFLFTDRSIYRPGQTVYFKGIITQSKDGKSSVADDKEITAELHNVNGEKVSELKFVTNEFGSFHGEFILPNGGLTGQFYIRALSNTVGSGHHYFSVEEYKRPKFKPEFQPITETYKVNDSITVKGTAIAFAGSNITDAKVVYRVKRNVRFPGWYYWRRPYFNSEAQEITFGDTKTNAKGEFEITFKAIPDESVSKDNLPVFNYEITADVTDINGETRSTSTIVNVGYHAMTLNIVAPQKIDKETKEIELTLTSQNLNGEFVPAKGELKIYKLNASDRVLRTRPWQAPDYQTLSNGEFIKLFPHEPYDNEGQLTNWPKGEEVYSTSFDTENAKTITLKKLNKWESGQYILVAESKDKFGQTVKDQIFTALFSDKDKTVADNQLYEAQLDKASYETSSMAKLTLGSAAENLTVTVEIEKDNTIIMTQLVELNDSKKTITIPVLESDLGGFAVHTSFAAFNEFHSQSFNVNVPYPKTDLEIETTTFRDKLQPGQDETWSFKIKGPKGDKVSAELLASMYDASLDEFRAHNWNFNPIHNPVYYGSIHKNSGQSFGTTHFRLFNNFSINQSYPYQGYDELDWFGFYFGNDSFVKRSISYSKRVSAPQADLMAREDSAVLEEVVTVGYGATTKTESDKEWNPKNSGGSNPNQNKKEIDLDNIQIRTNLNETAFFFPQLQTDAEGNVSFNFKAPEALTKWKLQLLAHTKTLESAVKQLETVTQKELMVIPNAPRFLREGDEIVITTKIANLTNKELSGLVRLELTNPVTDEFLPNIIKGEIGRNYTLITDLTDKEFTVDANGNTQASWSLLIPKGLQAVQYKIIATAIDLENEKQFSDGEQNALPVLSNRMMVTETLPMWMRSNQTKTFTLDKLKNQTSTTLSHHKLTLEITSNPVWYAIQALPYLMEYPYDCNEQTFARYYANALAQHIVKSNPKIETVFKQWKSTDALLSNLEKNQELKSLLIQETPWLRDAESEMEQKKRIALLFDLNKMNNELQSALRKLRNNQHSSGAWPWFNGGRDNRFITQHIIAGFGHLRKLNVTSTTLSDQNSTTLSDQQNMIQNALDYLDTEFVQEYKDIRKYNKEADLSKDHLSHTQLHYLYTRSFYPEHTPSKEVKKMMDYYQTQIQKYWLSRSLYDKGLMAMTMHRMADAKTAAKILNSLKENSVTSDELGMYWKNNTNSWHWHQAPIETQALMVEVFSEVGNSIQSDLSEEAKAKAEAKNLKDIDNLKIWLLKNKQTNSWKTTKATSEAVYALLLQGSDWLSTTEQLEVKVGNETISPSTLENVKVEAGTGYYKTSWNGSEITPEKADVTITKTMPGGKQEGEGIAWGALYWQYFEDLDKITSAETPLKLSKKLFLKSNTAKGEEITDLPAGKAGITSNSILKVGDLIRVRIELRTDRTMEFVHLKDMRAAGLEPINVLSQYKWQDGLGYYESTKDAATNFFMDYLPKGVYVFEYDLRVNNAGDMSNGISTIQSMYAPEFSSHSEGIRISVD encoded by the coding sequence ATGAAAAACTATATATCTTTACTTATGCTCATCTGCTTCGCTTCTTTTTCCAATGCCCAAAATGATTTTGATAGTCAATGGAAAGAAGTGACCAAACTTGAAAACGAAGGACTTACAAAAAGCGCTTCGGAACTGGTAGAAACTATTTATAAAAATGCGGTTAAAGCGGAAAATACCCAACAACGCATTAAGGCTTTGTTGCATATTAGTAAATATATGTTAACGCTTGAAGAAGATGCCCAACTTAACATCGTTAATCGTTTCAAATCTGAAATCGATTCCACCAAAGACATTGTAACCAAGCACCTTTTAGAAAATATGTTGGCCACCATGTATTGGCAATATTTCCAGCAAAGTCGCTACCAATTTTACAACAGAACCAAAACCTCTGAAAAAGTAAGTGATGATTTTAGAACTTGGGATTTAGAAACTATTTTCAATGAAATTCACCGTTACTATCAGCGCTCTCTTGAAAATAAAGATGTATTGCAACAAGAATCATTAAAGGAATATAGCATACTTCTCAATGAAGCTGACCACTCAAAAACATATCGACCAACGTTATACGATTTACTAAGTCACAATGCCTTAAGTTTTTATAAAACAGACGAAAATAGTATCACACAACCAGCCTATAAATTTACGATTGACACTAAAGATTTTATTGCCGATACTGATATTTTCATGAAGTTAGATTTAACCTCCAAAGACACCTTATCCCTTCAACGAAATGCTCTCAAAATCTATCAAGATTTATTAAAGTTTCATGCTAAAGACCAAATCTCAAAAGCCTTTGTAGATGTGGATATTGAACGGTTGAATTTTGTAAAGCAACATGCTGTATTTTCAAATGTGGATGATTTACTTCTGAATACATTAAAGTCGAAATCAGAACAATTAAAAGCCTCAGAATTATCTACCTTATATGATTATGAAATAGCGACGGTTTATCAGAAACAAGGCAATTCATTCAACAACAATCTTGAAGACAACGCAGTAAACACCAAAAACCGCTGGAAATTAAAAGAAGCCATAGAACTTTGCAATTCGGCAATTGCTCAATTTCCAAAGAGTATTGGAGCGCAAAAATGCGAGGTATTAAATGCCAATATACGTCAACCGAGTTTACAGTTGCAAGCTGAAGAATTTATTGGTAATAATGTACCTTCAAAAATCCTGGTGACGTATAAAAATTTAGAAAACTTAGATTTCAAAATTTATAAGGTTTCACAAAGTCAAATAGAACGTTATAATCGAATTTACAGAGCAGATGAAAAACAAGGGTTTTTCAAAAACCTGAAACCTGTTGAAACTTTTTCGAGCGCTTTAAAAACAGAAGGCGATTATCAAATTCATAGTACTGAAATTGTAGTCCCTAATATGGGCAATGGTTTATACCTTATTAAAGCAGACACAAATTCTGACACTGACGTTTTTGCCACGGCTCATATTCAGGTTACGGATTTGGCGTTGGTGGAAAGTTCTGAAAACGACACTTATTTTTTTCAAATCATCAATAGGCACCATGGAAAACCAATGGCAAACATTAATGCCGAGGTGTCTTATTCCAACAACCGAAATGATAAGCGCTTGACCAAGAGTTTTACAACCGACCGCTTTGGAAAATTTGAATTTAGTAAAGACAATAATTATTACAGAAACGTTCAAATAAAAGTCAATTCAAAAGACGACACGGCCTATTTCGGCGATTACTATATCAACAGAACCTACGATCAAAACGAAAATAACGATGCACAATACCATACGTTTTTATTTACGGACCGAAGCATTTACAGACCAGGACAAACGGTTTATTTTAAAGGCATCATTACGCAATCGAAAGACGGAAAATCATCGGTTGCTGATGACAAAGAAATTACGGCAGAGTTGCATAATGTGAATGGCGAGAAAGTTTCGGAATTAAAGTTTGTAACCAATGAATTTGGATCGTTTCATGGTGAATTCATACTTCCCAACGGAGGTTTAACAGGTCAGTTCTATATCAGAGCATTATCAAATACAGTGGGCAGTGGACATCATTATTTTTCGGTTGAAGAATACAAACGACCAAAATTTAAACCTGAATTTCAGCCGATTACCGAAACCTATAAGGTCAACGATAGTATTACAGTTAAAGGTACAGCCATTGCTTTTGCTGGTAGCAACATTACAGATGCCAAAGTAGTTTATCGCGTTAAACGAAATGTAAGATTTCCAGGTTGGTATTATTGGAGACGACCATATTTTAACTCAGAAGCTCAAGAAATTACCTTTGGAGACACCAAAACAAATGCCAAAGGCGAGTTTGAAATTACGTTCAAAGCCATACCTGATGAAAGTGTGTCAAAAGACAATCTTCCTGTGTTTAATTATGAAATCACAGCAGATGTTACCGATATTAATGGCGAAACACGTTCAACTTCTACGATCGTCAATGTTGGTTATCATGCTATGACACTCAACATTGTGGCGCCTCAAAAAATTGATAAAGAGACCAAAGAAATAGAATTGACCCTAACATCGCAAAATCTCAATGGCGAATTTGTACCTGCAAAAGGAGAATTAAAAATCTATAAACTGAACGCATCAGACCGTGTATTGAGAACCAGACCTTGGCAAGCACCAGATTATCAAACGCTTTCTAATGGAGAATTTATAAAACTATTTCCGCACGAACCTTATGACAATGAAGGTCAATTGACCAATTGGCCAAAAGGCGAGGAAGTTTACAGCACATCTTTTGATACTGAAAACGCGAAAACCATCACCCTAAAAAAACTGAACAAATGGGAATCCGGACAGTATATCCTTGTTGCAGAAAGCAAAGATAAGTTTGGGCAAACCGTAAAAGATCAAATATTCACGGCACTTTTTAGTGATAAAGACAAAACCGTTGCCGACAACCAATTATATGAAGCGCAATTGGACAAAGCGAGTTACGAAACCAGTTCCATGGCAAAACTAACTTTAGGCTCGGCAGCAGAAAACCTAACCGTCACGGTTGAAATTGAAAAGGACAACACAATTATAATGACACAATTGGTTGAACTTAATGATTCTAAAAAAACGATAACGATTCCTGTTTTGGAAAGTGATTTAGGAGGATTTGCGGTTCATACATCATTTGCAGCTTTCAATGAATTTCACTCCCAGAGTTTTAATGTAAATGTGCCTTATCCTAAAACCGATTTGGAAATCGAAACGACAACGTTCCGAGACAAACTGCAACCAGGACAAGACGAAACTTGGAGTTTTAAAATCAAAGGCCCAAAAGGCGATAAAGTTTCTGCGGAATTGTTAGCAAGTATGTACGATGCGTCTTTAGATGAATTTAGGGCTCATAATTGGAACTTCAACCCTATTCATAATCCTGTTTATTATGGAAGCATCCACAAAAATTCGGGACAGAGCTTTGGAACGACTCATTTTAGATTGTTTAATAATTTTAGTATCAATCAGAGCTATCCCTATCAAGGTTATGATGAATTGGATTGGTTTGGGTTTTATTTTGGGAATGATTCTTTCGTCAAAAGAAGTATTAGCTATAGTAAAAGAGTATCCGCACCACAAGCAGATTTGATGGCCAGGGAAGATTCTGCAGTATTGGAAGAAGTTGTAACTGTAGGTTATGGTGCAACAACGAAAACTGAAAGTGACAAAGAATGGAATCCAAAAAATTCAGGTGGAAGTAATCCTAATCAAAATAAAAAAGAAATTGATTTAGATAACATCCAAATAAGAACAAACCTAAACGAAACTGCTTTCTTCTTTCCACAATTGCAAACCGATGCGGAAGGTAACGTCAGTTTCAACTTTAAAGCACCAGAGGCACTGACCAAATGGAAACTACAATTGTTGGCACATACTAAAACTTTGGAAAGTGCAGTCAAGCAACTAGAAACCGTTACCCAAAAAGAATTAATGGTCATACCTAATGCACCACGATTTTTGAGAGAAGGCGATGAAATTGTGATTACTACCAAAATTGCTAACCTCACTAACAAGGAATTATCAGGTCTTGTGAGATTAGAATTAACTAATCCTGTGACTGATGAATTTTTACCCAATATAATTAAAGGTGAGATAGGTAGAAATTACACATTAATTACTGACTTGACAGATAAAGAATTTACCGTTGACGCTAATGGGAATACTCAAGCTTCATGGTCACTATTAATTCCCAAAGGTCTTCAAGCAGTCCAATACAAAATTATAGCGACAGCCATTGATTTGGAAAATGAGAAACAATTCAGCGATGGCGAGCAAAATGCCTTACCTGTTCTAAGTAACAGAATGATGGTAACAGAAACACTTCCGATGTGGATGCGCTCTAACCAGACCAAAACTTTTACATTGGATAAATTGAAAAACCAGACTTCGACTACCCTCAGCCACCATAAGCTGACACTAGAAATAACGTCAAATCCGGTTTGGTATGCCATTCAAGCTTTGCCATATTTAATGGAATATCCTTATGATTGCAATGAGCAAACCTTTGCGAGATATTATGCGAATGCTTTGGCCCAACATATTGTAAAATCAAATCCTAAAATAGAAACGGTTTTTAAGCAATGGAAATCAACAGATGCTTTACTTTCTAATTTAGAAAAGAATCAAGAGTTGAAATCCTTATTGATTCAAGAAACGCCTTGGTTACGTGATGCTGAATCTGAAATGGAACAGAAAAAACGAATCGCATTATTATTCGACCTTAATAAGATGAATAATGAATTGCAATCTGCTCTTAGGAAACTGCGAAACAATCAGCATAGTTCTGGCGCTTGGCCTTGGTTTAATGGTGGCCGTGACAATCGATTTATCACACAGCATATCATTGCTGGTTTTGGGCATCTTAGGAAACTGAATGTCACTTCGACTACGCTCAGTGACCAAAATTCGACCACGCTCAGTGACCAACAAAATATGATTCAAAATGCATTAGATTATTTAGATACCGAATTCGTACAAGAATATAAGGATATCAGAAAATACAATAAAGAGGCAGATTTAAGCAAAGACCATCTATCACATACGCAACTGCATTATTTATACACACGAAGTTTTTATCCTGAACATACGCCTTCGAAAGAAGTCAAAAAAATGATGGACTATTACCAAACTCAGATTCAAAAGTATTGGTTAAGTCGTTCATTATACGATAAAGGCTTAATGGCAATGACCATGCACAGAATGGCTGATGCCAAAACAGCAGCTAAAATCTTAAACTCCTTAAAAGAAAACAGTGTTACCTCTGATGAACTAGGAATGTACTGGAAAAACAACACCAACTCTTGGCATTGGCACCAAGCTCCAATTGAAACCCAAGCGTTGATGGTTGAGGTATTTTCGGAAGTTGGTAATAGCATTCAGAGCGACCTGTCCGAAGAAGCAAAAGCGAAGGCGGAAGCGAAGAATCTCAAAGACATCGACAACCTAAAAATCTGGTTATTAAAAAATAAACAAACCAATAGCTGGAAAACGACCAAAGCAACTTCTGAAGCCGTTTATGCGTTGTTATTGCAAGGAAGTGATTGGCTCAGCACTACAGAACAATTGGAAGTTAAAGTGGGCAATGAAACCATTTCACCTTCAACATTGGAAAACGTTAAAGTAGAAGCTGGAACAGGTTATTATAAAACTTCGTGGAATGGTTCAGAAATTACACCAGAGAAAGCAGATGTGACCATCACTAAAACCATGCCTGGCGGCAAGCAGGAAGGTGAAGGCATTGCTTGGGGAGCCTTGTACTGGCAATATTTTGAAGATTTAGATAAAATCACCTCAGCCGAAACGCCATTGAAACTCAGCAAGAAACTATTCTTAAAATCGAACACGGCTAAAGGCGAGGAAATCACGGACCTGCCTGCCGGCAAGGCAGGAATTACTTCAAATTCAATATTAAAAGTTGGCGATTTAATTAGGGTCAGAATTGAACTGAGAACGGATAGAACCATGGAATTTGTGCATTTAAAAGACATGCGAGCTGCTGGTTTGGAACCCATAAATGTATTATCGCAATACAAATGGCAAGATGGATTGGGCTATTACGAAAGTACCAAAGATGCAGCCACTAACTTTTTTATGGACTATTTGCCAAAAGGCGTTTATGTATTTGAATATGATTTACGCGTGAACAATGCAGGAGACATGAGCAATGGCATTAGCACCATTCAGAGTATGTATGCTCCTGAGTTTAGCAGCCATAGTGAAGGGATTCGAATTTCTGTAGATTGA
- a CDS encoding LysR family transcriptional regulator has protein sequence MNYTLHQLQIFLKISELKSITKASEALHLTQPAVSIQLRNFQEQFPIPLTEVVGRQLYVTDFGIEIAVAAEKILNEVQSINYKTLAFKGQLSGRLKISVVSTGKYVMPYFLSDFIIQNEGVELLMDVTNKSRVIESLEQNSVDFALVSVLPEKLKVDKITLMENKLFFIASTKLKLDKSLSRKKLFEEVPLIYREPGSATRNAMESFIAKNKFAARKTMELTSNEAVKQAVLSGLGCSIMPLIGIRNELANEELQIIPVKGLPLKTTWNLIWLTSKKQSPAAQAYLDFLNIEKDRVIKVQFAWINNI, from the coding sequence ATGAACTATACTTTACATCAACTTCAAATATTCCTTAAAATATCTGAATTAAAGAGCATTACAAAAGCTTCTGAAGCCTTACATTTGACCCAACCAGCAGTCTCCATTCAGCTAAGAAATTTTCAGGAACAGTTTCCGATTCCGCTTACTGAAGTAGTGGGAAGACAATTATACGTTACAGATTTTGGTATTGAAATTGCCGTAGCAGCAGAAAAAATCTTAAATGAAGTACAGTCCATTAATTATAAAACGCTCGCGTTTAAAGGACAGCTTTCTGGCCGACTTAAAATTTCAGTGGTTTCCACGGGTAAATATGTCATGCCGTATTTTTTGTCTGATTTCATAATACAAAACGAGGGTGTTGAATTGCTCATGGATGTGACCAACAAATCTCGTGTGATAGAAAGTTTGGAACAGAATTCGGTTGATTTTGCCTTAGTTTCAGTATTGCCAGAAAAATTAAAGGTTGATAAAATTACTTTGATGGAAAACAAACTATTCTTCATTGCCAGTACGAAACTTAAACTAGATAAAAGCCTCTCAAGGAAAAAGCTTTTTGAAGAGGTGCCTTTAATTTATCGCGAACCAGGCTCTGCAACACGAAATGCCATGGAGTCCTTCATTGCGAAAAACAAGTTCGCAGCGCGTAAAACCATGGAATTGACTTCCAACGAAGCTGTTAAACAAGCCGTACTTTCAGGATTGGGCTGTTCCATTATGCCATTAATTGGCATTAGAAATGAATTGGCCAATGAAGAATTACAGATAATTCCAGTTAAAGGATTGCCGCTAAAAACTACTTGGAATCTGATTTGGTTAACATCAAAAAAACAATCGCCTGCTGCGCAGGCCTATCTCGATTTTCTAAACATCGAAAAAGATCGTGTGATTAAAGTTCAATTTGCATGGATAAATAATATTTAA
- a CDS encoding proton-conducting transporter transmembrane domain-containing protein, whose translation MNLETQMNSKTYQSVEVGQPIIAKIVTSMLWLLFLGNAAYLIINFNNMPDWRWESIFKINGFTVLMWTTVTFFSAVVCSYASNYLTGFRYHSRFMVLSLGFTLSVMLLVLANHIGLLILSWLIMGVFMSQLIGIDKHWGEAREALKITQNYFYIGTFFLTAGLLLIAFFSDEFTISGLSIVAVDLPIYIVLPSALCIILAAIVQSAMFPFHRWLLSAMTAPTPASALMHAGFVNGAGILLALFATLLFASNTLTILFVIGGFTAIIAQFTKLLQVNVKQKLGCSTIAQMGFMIMQCGLGFFNAAVVHLILHGFYKAYLFLSSGEEIVQTKPKQPKQLKIKPLQAFVVLLFGGLGAYLFAFWTGKAIAMDSSIFLTLIVAITVGQATYNIIKEQSLSIAQKIVVPPILFVAGIGIYALMYNGVTVLMADMPMIAKAMPLTWVQIIFGITFLLGFFIMKLGVYKKLPWLYVKLMNISQPHKKSVLMYKSKSI comes from the coding sequence ATGAATCTTGAAACACAAATGAATTCAAAAACCTACCAAAGTGTTGAGGTAGGACAACCGATAATTGCAAAAATCGTGACCTCGATGTTATGGCTTCTGTTTCTTGGAAACGCTGCCTATCTCATTATTAATTTTAACAACATGCCAGATTGGCGTTGGGAATCTATATTCAAAATCAATGGGTTTACCGTTTTAATGTGGACGACTGTAACGTTTTTTAGTGCAGTCGTATGTAGTTATGCCAGTAATTATTTGACCGGATTTCGTTATCATTCTCGATTTATGGTACTCAGTCTAGGCTTTACTTTGTCTGTGATGTTATTGGTGTTGGCAAACCATATTGGTCTATTAATTCTCAGCTGGTTAATCATGGGGGTTTTTATGTCTCAATTGATTGGAATTGATAAACATTGGGGAGAAGCACGAGAAGCCTTAAAAATTACCCAAAATTACTTTTATATTGGTACGTTTTTTTTAACAGCTGGGTTATTGTTAATAGCATTTTTCAGTGACGAATTCACAATTAGCGGATTATCAATTGTTGCAGTGGACTTACCCATTTATATAGTGCTGCCTTCAGCGCTCTGTATCATTTTAGCAGCAATTGTGCAATCAGCCATGTTTCCATTTCATCGTTGGTTATTATCCGCGATGACGGCTCCGACGCCTGCTTCGGCTTTGATGCATGCTGGTTTTGTAAATGGCGCAGGAATTCTATTGGCACTTTTTGCAACTCTTTTATTTGCCTCAAACACGTTAACGATTCTCTTCGTTATCGGTGGGTTTACAGCTATAATCGCACAGTTTACGAAATTGTTACAAGTGAATGTCAAACAAAAACTGGGATGCTCCACCATTGCCCAGATGGGTTTTATGATTATGCAATGTGGTCTTGGATTTTTCAATGCAGCAGTTGTTCATTTGATTCTCCATGGGTTTTATAAGGCGTATTTATTCTTGTCTTCTGGGGAAGAAATTGTACAAACCAAACCAAAACAACCAAAACAGCTTAAAATCAAACCGCTTCAAGCCTTTGTCGTGTTGCTGTTTGGCGGGCTTGGAGCTTATTTGTTCGCATTCTGGACAGGCAAAGCCATAGCCATGGATAGCTCTATTTTTTTAACATTAATTGTTGCCATCACAGTAGGCCAGGCGACTTATAATATTATCAAAGAACAAAGCCTTTCAATAGCGCAAAAAATTGTAGTTCCGCCGATTTTGTTCGTCGCAGGTATTGGGATCTATGCCTTAATGTATAATGGTGTCACCGTTTTAATGGCAGACATGCCAATGATCGCAAAAGCCATGCCATTGACTTGGGTACAAATTATATTCGGGATCACTTTTTTACTTGGCTTTTTCATAATGAAATTAGGTGTTTATAAAAAATTACCATGGTTGTATGTCAAGTTGATGAATATTTCCCAGCCGCACAAAAAATCAGTATTAATGTATAAATCAAAATCAATATGA
- a CDS encoding tetratricopeptide repeat protein has translation MPQPNINMLRLLFVLLLSSFCYSQTSLENAEAFIAKKEYVKAQNEMTVFLESNPNDLEAIELLGEAYGYQKKWDAAIEQFQILKQKRPENADYHYKYGGALGMKALSISKLKALAIIGDVKESFTKAAQLDPNHIEARWALVELYVSLPGIIGGSTDKALRYANELQNLSKVDGYLAKGYVYEYDDEPELAEKYYRLAIKVGGSVTCYEKLSKFYEAQHQPEKAIGNLEEAQEKHQRNAMHYQIGKVCADYNIQLDKGEKCIKAYLANHSAQDGVPKAWAYYRLAQINKHRGNKSEALKYINLALDELPDIETFMKEKIVILGL, from the coding sequence GTGCCACAACCCAATATTAATATGTTGAGATTACTGTTTGTTTTATTGCTATCATCATTCTGTTATTCCCAAACATCCTTAGAAAATGCTGAGGCATTTATCGCAAAGAAGGAATATGTAAAAGCACAAAACGAAATGACCGTTTTTTTAGAATCAAATCCAAACGATTTGGAGGCCATTGAACTTTTGGGTGAGGCTTATGGTTATCAAAAAAAATGGGATGCTGCCATAGAACAATTTCAAATTTTAAAACAGAAACGACCTGAAAATGCTGACTATCATTATAAGTATGGTGGCGCTTTAGGTATGAAAGCGTTAAGCATAAGTAAATTAAAAGCCCTCGCCATAATAGGCGACGTTAAAGAGTCGTTTACAAAAGCAGCGCAATTAGACCCAAACCATATCGAAGCACGTTGGGCATTGGTGGAATTGTATGTGTCTTTGCCAGGTATCATTGGTGGAAGTACTGACAAAGCCTTGAGATATGCTAATGAATTACAAAATTTGTCAAAGGTCGATGGTTATTTGGCGAAAGGTTATGTTTACGAATATGATGACGAGCCAGAACTGGCTGAAAAATATTACAGATTAGCCATAAAAGTAGGCGGTTCTGTAACTTGTTATGAAAAGTTGTCTAAATTCTACGAAGCGCAACACCAACCAGAAAAGGCGATTGGTAATTTAGAAGAAGCACAAGAAAAACACCAGCGCAATGCCATGCACTATCAAATCGGTAAAGTTTGTGCTGATTATAATATTCAGCTCGATAAAGGTGAGAAGTGTATCAAAGCCTATTTAGCTAATCATTCTGCTCAGGATGGTGTGCCAAAAGCATGGGCTTATTATCGTTTGGCTCAAATTAATAAACACCGCGGAAATAAAAGTGAGGCTTTAAAATACATCAATCTTGCTCTTGATGAACTTCCTGATATCGAAACTTTTATGAAGGAAAAAATAGTGATTCTAGGACTTTAA